AACATTGCTAATTGATGCGATTGCAAAGCGTGATAATATTCAAATCCCAGATAATGAGGTGATTAATACAATTTATTATGAAGCAATGGCAATGCGTCAAGACCCTAAGGCAATGTTTGAATATTATAAAAACAATAATTTAATTCCAGCAGTTAAAATGGCAATGCTTGAAGATAGAGTTTTAACAGCACTCTTAGATAAAAAGGCGTAGTATGGGTTATTATGTGCCAACAGTGATTGAAAAAACTGGGCGCGGTGAAAGAGCGTATGATATTTATTCTAGGCTTTTAAAAGATAGAATTATTCTCTTAAGCGGACAGATTGATGATGGATTGGCATCATCTATCGTTGCTCAATTACTATTCTTAGAAGCCGAAGATCCAGAAAAAGATATTTATTTGTATATCAACTCCCCCGGTGGTGTAGTAACAAGTGGCTTAAGCATTTATGATACGATGAATTATGTCAAGCCCGATATTAGCACGATTTGCATAGGGCAAGCAGCAAGTATGGGGGCATTTTTGCTAAGTTGTGGCACAAAAGGTAAGCGGTATTCCCTGCCAAACTCTCGCATTATGATTCATCAGCCTTTAGGGGGAGCGCAAGGACAGGCGACAGAGATTGAAATCCAAGCAAAAGAAATTTTACGCTTAAAATCTAGTTTAAATGAAATTCTAGCAAGCAATACAAATCAGCCATTAGAAAAAATTGCAAAAGATACGGATAGAGATTTTTACTTAAGCGCAAAAGAAGCGCAGGAATATGGTTTGATTGATAGTGTTTTGGAAAAAAGTTTAAAATAAGGAGTGTGTCGTGAAAGATGATTTTGGTTCCTTTGATGGATTGCAAAGTTTTGAAGCTAATGGCATTGAGGAATCTAGTTTAGGGAGCGCAAGCTCCTTTTCATCTTTTGGAATGGATACTGAATCTTTGCAACCATCTATCTCAACTCA
The Helicobacter winghamensis ATCC BAA-430 DNA segment above includes these coding regions:
- the clpP gene encoding ATP-dependent Clp endopeptidase proteolytic subunit ClpP, giving the protein MGYYVPTVIEKTGRGERAYDIYSRLLKDRIILLSGQIDDGLASSIVAQLLFLEAEDPEKDIYLYINSPGGVVTSGLSIYDTMNYVKPDISTICIGQAASMGAFLLSCGTKGKRYSLPNSRIMIHQPLGGAQGQATEIEIQAKEILRLKSSLNEILASNTNQPLEKIAKDTDRDFYLSAKEAQEYGLIDSVLEKSLK